The genome window ttcagcgatgcacccttcaactcgtctcttattaccaaccattgcacgtagcttctttagtgtcctttcgatgtgatacatccatctatattgcacaggacctcctaccttagcttcgtatggtaggtgaacaagtagatgttgcatcggattgaagaaacctggtggaaatattttttcaagtttgcataccaaaatcggtatttgttgctcaagcttctccatcatctctttctttatttctttggcacaaagatgtctataaaagtagcttagctccgctaatgctttccagacatcattttttacaaaaccacgaaacataacaggaaggagtctttccattattatgtggtagtcatgactcttcaacctagaaaacttgcccgtcttcaaattcacagaccttctaaagcccgcggcgtaaccatctgggaactttaagtttttcaaccatttcatcaattgtttcttccttttaggtttaatactgaaaggagcacgtggcttcttctgattctctcctatctccatagttggtcttctacagattaaggccaagtctttccttgccttagggttgtcttttgttttgtcagtgatattcatgcaagtgctgataatgctttcacccatatttcgttcctggtgcatgacatcaatgttatgcattagaatcaaggctttcatataagggagttcccatagaccacatttgtgagtccaattatgctcggttccataaccttcaaaacgatttccatgttcgtttagtttcaaatcattaagtctcgcgagaatctctggaccacttagacgcttgggtggtcccctcgtcacaatcgtgtcctttttaaaagcgttcctatcgaacctgaacgggtgatcctctggcaaaaaacatctatggcaatcgaagtaacatatctttccaccaaactttagtcgaaagcatgaagtgtcttcaacgcatatcggacatgtcaaaatcccatgacaactccatccagcaaagataccataagccataaaatcatgaatagaccataaaaacgcggctctcaggttgaacttctgtttcttgtaacaatcgtacgcctcgactccttcccacaaaattttcaattcttcaatcaggggcctcatcatcacatcgatctttgttccaggatgatccggaccaggtattacaagacacaagaaaataaatttatatttcatgcaaagagctggtggaaggttgtatggaacagcaaagacaggccaacatgagtaggacgttgcagttagattgaatggcgagaaaccatctgttgccaaaccgaagcgaacattccgcacttcatcagcaaagctggaatcaaaagcatctagtgccttccatgcatctgtatcagctgggtgcaccatgacatttggattctcacgtaccccttctttgtgccacctcatgtgtctggctgtattcttggagatgaacaaacgtttcaaccgaggtataagaggcatgtaacgaagctgcttacgtgcaatcttcgtagtcacggtcaaaccatcgtcgttttcaacctcaaagaatctacgctcaccacatacagtacactCCTTCTCACccgcggtctccttccagaaaagcatacaattattttcacagacatcgattttttcgtagtccataccgagcccagataacaactttttagactgatacatgtcctttggcatcttgtgattctccggaagtacatcaccgatcaagttcaaaagcttcttgtaacagttgtttgagaatgcaaacttagacttaatagccataagtcgagtcacaaatacaaggacggtcacttttgtgtgctcatgcaacggctcttcggcagctttaaggagctcgaagaacttctgaacctcaggtgtagctggatcctcgaactcggtgggttgaccggggttctcccAATCGACTGTTAgaagctcatggcgtacatcgtcaagcatctcttccatcctatcgtagtcctcctcttcatgtgactgaacttccgatacaatacgaggaggtggatcctcaccgtggtgcacccacacctcatagcctggcatataaccgttcttgcaaatatgtatcgatcctcctgtcaaggaaattaatgttccgacacttgctacaagggcacctaacatcggttccagtctctgaccgagcaaaagcacggtcgagaaaagcatcagtcttggcaacccactcacttgatagagcacctcttttcttccaaccttcatacatccatcgacgattctcctccatactagatacgagacgttaacttaattagttatGATTACTAATTAACCACACTAATACAATAGCCACTAATTAACCAAACTAATACAATAGCACTACAAAAAATCATTTCACGGGACCCTAAATCAAATAAAACAACCTTATTTCGGAGGgcttaataattaccctcggaaattaaaagtttaaattatataaccactaataaataaattaaaacaagctaatttaattgcataattaaattaagccgtcggacataacaaaactAAACATTGCTAATAGCAAACAATATATGCATATACAAAATTATACTAAATATTATAAAATTCCTTACTTTGTCGGACGATTAGCTGATGAAGCGGACGccggcggggtcggggcgggcgccgGTGGCGTCGAGGACGGGGGGCAGAGGCTCCGGCGGCCGCGGGCGGCGTCGGGGCGGCTCCGGTGTCGCTTTGGCGGCGGTGGAGTTGCCAGTCGACGTGGACAGAGGATCGGGCGCGGGCTGGGCGTCGGGACGGGGCTGGAGGTCCCCGGGAGAGGCTTGGGCGGTGCTGGGCGACGACGGCGGCTCGTCGGCGATGGTGGCGGCGGCGtgggagaggcggcggcggcggctacgcATGCGAGCGGCGGAGAAACAGAGAGAAATGAAACCGACGCGGGCCGCGGGGCGCGGTTAAAATTCATTAGTTCCGACGGCCACCTAGGAAGCCGTCGGACTTGTATCGTTTTACTGTAGTGACTCTAATTAGACTGTTAGTTTATTActgttgggagggacggacggaCGTGGACGCGCATGAAACACGTAGAGGAGAGGGCGGTGTACGTTGTGCATCTGCTGCCCAACTCGACCGATGGTCACGCATCGGCGAGGCCACGTACAATTTCAGGTCTAAACCTTCGTCGGTGTCAAAATCCAATTACTTGGGAAAGGGAGGATGATTGCTTTTGCAGTTAAGCGTGTTGAATAAGCAAGTCTCAGATTGTTGCGTTGTATCTTTAGGAAAAGGCAGGCAGGCAGATTGACAGAGCCGCTCTCGCTCTGTCGTCCTCTCCCTCTCGCTCTCGGGCGCGCCGCAAAGCGCACGCGCGATCTTGCCACGGATTCATCCATGGATGGACAGCCACCTGCTTCTCCCGTCGCGCCCCGGTCGATCGGTGCTGATGGAGCGTGCGTGGCGTCTGCGTCTCGCTCTCACATCACACATGCTTGCCTGCCTGCCTGCGTGCTTATAAAGAGCAAAGATTTCCCGCTAGTGTACGTCTACTGTACCTGAGCGTGACATGCATGGCACGCGTCGTCGGATCTCCTTCCCGACGCTATCTATCGATCGCGCCCGATCCTGCCGCCACGGCGAGTCGTCTCGTCGGCGGTCGATGAGTGCCCTGAGCAATCCATCTAATCTCGGGCGATCTTCGTGGCGTGCCCACCCACTACCGCGGGCAGCTAAGCTAGCTAGCGACAGCGAGAGCACGCCGCCGCCCGCCGATGCGTTTCACTTTACATGCACCTCGCTCTCAGCTcgtcgctcgcccgcccgccgcaCTACACCGCCGCTGCACGCGCTATATCTGTACTACTCGTAGACAAAGGATCCTCGGATTTGATTGATAGGCTAATGTCAACATACACACGTCATGCCAAAGTCAaaccgtctctctctctctctctctacataTATGAAGCCGGCCTCTCGCCCACCTTAGCTTGGCACTTGGCACACACACTCGATCGATCGCCATGGACTGCTCCAACGACTGGGACCTGCAGGCGCTCGTGCGGAGCTGCGGCGGCGGTAACCGCAGCGTGCAGCATTCGAGGGCCGGGGCCGACGCTCCTCCAAGGGAGGAAGCTGCTATGGTCCGCGGCGGCGGCCGTGCGGCGGCCCAGCTGGAGTTGCTCGGGCAACCGGTGGGTGCGGTGTCGTCGTGGCGGCGCGGCCTCGACCACTTCGACGACCTCGTGGACCGCGACCGCGACCCGCGCCGCATGCCCTTCTCCGTCTCCGTCACGCCTTCATCATCTCGCGAGACGACGGCCACGTGTGGGCCCATGGCCAGGGCCGGGCAACAGCTCCGCCACGACGACGTGCTCTTCTCTTTCTCGGCTGCCGCTGCAGCAGGCGTCGTCTCCAGGTCCGGGCATCAGATGGTCCAGCCCAGGAGGCGGCAGCCCGGCCGCAAGGCGGGAGGTCGCACTCCCCGGCCCAAGAGAAGGTACGGCCGGTGCATACGTCGACGACGGCGGCTTTCCGTTTCGATGATTCGCAATTATATTCATCCGGCGATCGATCGTTGATGATTTAAAATTTAACATCAGCAAGAAGAGGCAGGTGAAGAAAGTGGTGTGCGAGGTGCCGGCAGCCGGCGGCGTCGTCTCCACGGACCTCTGGGCGTGGCGCAAGTACGGCCAGAAGCCGATCAAGGGCTCACCCTATCCACGGTATATATACAGTCTACATGTATACAGACATACAGtccatgagagagagagagagaggtagtTATTTATAGGCGCTGCATCTGAAATTCTGAACGCAACTCTTGTGCGTGCGCCCTGCATGCACATCATCAGGGGATACTACAAGTGCAGCAGCCTCAAGAGCTGCACGGCCCGGAAGTTGGTGGAGCGCAGCCCGGCCAAGCCCGGGGTGCTCGTCGTCACCTACATCGCTGACCACTGCCACGCGGTGCCCGCGATGCTCAACGCGCTGGCCGGCACAACGCGGAAcaggccgtcgtcgtcgtcgtctgcgTCCCCCGACGACGGCGACCACAACCAGGACCAGGAGACGTCGTCGGACGGGGCGGCGCCGTCCGCGGACAACAACAGCAaggtcgacgacgacgacggcgccgccgccgtggccgtggccgtggaCGAGAACGACGCGTGCCTGCTGGAGGACGACGGCAACTGCCCGTTCGATGGTTTCTTCTGGCCGTTCGACGACGACTTGGATCGGTTTTTCGATGACGACGGCGGCGGCGTTCTTGGACGCCGCCGGCTGTCGCTTTAGCTGGGACAGGCCGGCCAGCCGGCGGGCCAACCGATATATAGTCCTCGTTAAGCTATTATATTCATCGTTGACTGCGCTTGTATTCTCCATCAATGTCTCCTTAATTCAGTGGCATTAAGCAGAATGGCGCCTTGGTGCAGCGCCGCAACTAGACGATAATGCAGAACGTGTACATTTTAACCGAGTTCCGTTGAATGCCTCTAGTACCTTTTTTATTATGGAAGCTAAGAATGATAATAGTAGCAGTCATAATTTAAACAGTAGGTATCTCAAATACGGTCTAAAAAATAcaaaaaaattatttaaaaaaccCATGTACTATTAAAATTGTACCATTTATTTTTTTCTAAATTATTTAAGAACCCATGTACCGTCAGTATAACGctaaggccccgtttggttcTGCTTTTCCTACCTGCTTTTGCTTTAGGCCCCGTTTGGTTCCATTAGTCCTAGAAATAAAGTTTAGTACAGGGATTAAATTTTAGTCCCTACCCTGTTTGGTTGTAGGGACTAAACCGATTCTAAATACATTAAATACAACACATAAAGACCAAAATGCCTTTTTTTGTTCGACACCAGTTTTATAGCAAGGGTAATTGCAGTAAATGTTGttctttagtctcttttagcatcCATGTGAGAGACTAGAGACTAAAGCCAATTAGTTCCTACTTTAGTCCTTCCGTTTGGTAAAATAGAGACTAAACGGGACTAAAAaccagggactaaagattagtccctctaaccaaacgggGCCTTAAAAAAGTAGAAGCTAAACCAAATAGGTCCAATTTGCAATCACTTTTCCCACCACAACCTGCTTTTTACGGTAGAAATCTCACAGCAGGTAGGGGGCTGCTTTTACTGCGTTGAGGGCAAACCAAAGTTCAACAAATGACCCACTGCCATCGGTTATGTACGTATCGTTTCGCTTCTTTTTCCTATCTTCCCTCCGTTCATCACCCGGCAATATCGCGCGGTACGGTTCCAGTCTCTTGCTCGCGGCGGCGCGCGTCCCAGCCGTTGGTGCTCCTGCGCCCGGCGGCGACGGGCCTCCCAGCGTCGTTGGCTTGCTCGCAGTTGCGCTTCCCCTGTCGCGGCGGCGCGTCCCAGCTTCCCTATCTCGGCGGCGCGTCCCAGCTTCCCCTGTCGCGACGACGCTTCCTGCAACCTGCATGTCCCTCGCTCGCGCAAAATTCCCTGCCTAGGTCGTTGCAGCACCAGCATAAAAGGTCCTCCTCCCGGCCAAAACTAGGACCGACAACAGCTCCTGTACGTTGCAGGATCTGGCAGCACCGGTGGGCGTGGCATCTCCCAGCCAAAAAAGCTAGCATGCCTATAGCACCTGCAAGTTGCAGGAAGGTAATGCATGCTTTTTCCCTTCTCTCAATGATTTGATGTAAAGTAGCTATTTGATTTTTTTTCTGAATTTTATTAGTAGTCTATCAGCTGGTTTCTCGGTTTCATCTCAGTTGTCCATTAGTTGAAGTGCTagcatacatatagaaaaaaaatatTTTTTGTAGTGGTACCATATAACAAGCGTTGTGAAACATGTGTTGAAGTTATAACCAACAAATTGGAAGACGCCCTATAAGAAAAATATTTCAGTTGTGCTTTACTAAAGTATGGCTGAGAAGGCGGTTTGGGATAATGCAACTTTGAAGCACTTGATTGACATCTGTAAGGAGGAGATTTTAGCTGGTAATAGACCTCAAGGTTGTTTCACTAGAAATGGTTGGAAGAACCTAGAGGAAAAGTTTTTTGCAAGGTCTGGAACGAAGCTAGTGAAGACACAATTAAAGAATAAATTAGATAATATGAAAAAGGATTATACCCAGTTCATGGAATTGAAGAATGCTGCCACTGGATTAGGATGGGATGAAGCAAATAAAATTGTTGCTTGGTGGGCTGAACATCTTGAGGTGAGACAAGTTGTGATTGTATCGATATATTTCAAATTGCCATCGGTATGTGTTTGTGATTAACTTGCATATTTTTTCCCAGAAATGCAACAACAGTGAGAGAGGTGTGAAGTCAACCACGTGAGGTTTCGAAAACATGGACCCAAACACCTTGATGATTTACACTTTTTGTTTGATAAGGTGCATGTCACTGGAGCTAATGCATCCTGCCCTGGAGAAATTTCCTCAGGTGAATCATCAAGTGATGATGATGTGTTGGAGATGTCAAAAAAATTGAAGATAGTGCTGCTTTTAAGAAACCTAAACCAGCAGGAAAGAAGCGCAAGCAAATGTCCAGGGCAACCGAAGAGAAGGAGGAGAAGAGCCCCTTCTTTCGGATGTACAAGAACACATGCTTGAAGATTGAAAGTGCAGCTGACAAGATCAGATCGAGTGTTGAAGCATCGTCAGCTCCTACTCCATCCAATCATGTCCCTACTATTGCAGATGCTATGAGGTTGGTTAAGGAGTGTGGTGTGCAAGAAAAAACTTCTTTGATGCACACAACTGTCATGTTGATCATGAAGGCTGAATTTAGATAGATCCTCAGTTTACTTGACACAAATGAAGGCAGATATGATTTGATTGAGAGAGAGCATGAGAAAGAGATGAAGAAGCCAGCATGAAGGCAGCTAAACTATTATTTGCTTTGAATAATTAATTTATGTAATATTTTTTAACTAGCAGATTGTGTACTATTGCTTCCAACCATTATTACCTGTGAGTTGTTTGTTGAAAGCATGTTATGAACATATTACACGTTTATATGTTGAACCCAATAAAATTATATGTGACTTACTTGTTTTGATTGTTTGTTTAGATGCATAAGAGTATGGAAGACCTAGCAAAAAGGGTCAGGAATCTCTTCGCTTACTTGCTGAACTATCGCAGCACACTGCAATTCTTGGAAATTTAGGCAGTCTGTATAATCAGCGGTATTTGCACAAAGGTGAATATAGAGAAACAGAAGCTCAAGAGTCTGGATATCAATGGGTCATGAGATGTTTCAATCATCCAAGATATTTTTATAAAATATTTAGAATGAGCCCTGATGTTTTTATGCCACTTCATGATTTATTGGTCTCTTCTTATGGTTTGAAATCGACTCACAATGTTACATCAATTGAGTCAGTGGCAATTTTTCTATGGATTGTTGGAGGGCCACAATCTTTTTCCCAAGCTGAAAACCGTTTTGTACGGTCGACATGGACAATTCACATGAAGTTCAAGGAAGTATTGAAGTGTTTGCTTAAGTTAGGAAAATAAAATCTAAAACCAAAGGATCCAACATTTAGCTATGAACATGAGAAGTTGAAAGAAGATCGTTTCTGGCCTTATTTCAAAGGTGTCATtggagcaatagatggatcacatATTAAGGTAGTTGTGCCAGCTGAAGAGGTGATTAACTATATTTGTCACCATGGATACACATCGCAGAATGTACTTGCGATATGTGACTTTGACATGAGGTTTACATTTGTGGTTGCTGGATGGGCGGGTTCTGCACATGACACACATATCCTTAATCATGCATTGGCAACCTTTGCTTCTTTTCCCATCCCTCCTAAAGGTAATTTTTATTAGTACTATCTTGTGAGCTCTAATTATTTATGTTTCATAATGGTAATTTCATTTCATTTTTCAGATAAGTACTACCTTGTGGACTCTGGATATCCAAACCGAACTGGATACCTTGCACCTTTCAAGGGAACTACGTACCATATACCGGAACTTCGTCATCGTCGTGGACGTCCACCGCAAGGGAAGCATGAGATATTAAACTTCTTGCACTCCTCTCTCCGCAATGTCATTGAGTGAGCATTTGGGGTCCTTAAGCAAAAATGGCGCATATTGAAAGACATGCCGAGTTTCTCAGTTGAACGGCAGAAAGAGATCATTATAGCATGTTTTGCATTACATAaattcattcatgatagtcagttGCATGATAAGGAGTTTGAGAGGTGTGACACGGATGACGAGTACATGCCTAGAGCATCAAATGTGGAGGATCAATCTCAAGATGGTGGTCATGAGGTAGAGGGAGAGAATGAAGTTACTATGAACACCATTCGTGATAGGATAGCTACTTCAC of Zea mays cultivar B73 chromosome 8, Zm-B73-REFERENCE-NAM-5.0, whole genome shotgun sequence contains these proteins:
- the LOC103635399 gene encoding WRKY transcription factor WRKY28, with protein sequence MDCSNDWDLQALVRSCGGGNRSVQHSRAGADAPPREEAAMVRGGGRAAAQLELLGQPVGAVSSWRRGLDHFDDLVDRDRDPRRMPFSVSVTPSSSRETTATCGPMARAGQQLRHDDVLFSFSAAAAAGVVSRSGHQMVQPRRRQPGRKAGGRTPRPKRSKKRQVKKVVCEVPAAGGVVSTDLWAWRKYGQKPIKGSPYPRGYYKCSSLKSCTARKLVERSPAKPGVLVVTYIADHCHAVPAMLNALAGTTRNRPSSSSSASPDDGDHNQDQETSSDGAAPSADNNSKVDDDDGAAAVAVAVDENDACLLEDDGNCPFDGFFWPFDDDLDRFFDDDGGGVLGRRRLSL